The Diceros bicornis minor isolate mBicDic1 chromosome 14, mDicBic1.mat.cur, whole genome shotgun sequence genome segment GAAAGTGCTGCTTCCACTGGCAAATGAGGTAGCTAGCAGAGCCCTTCCATGGTGGGCCAGCAACACTTTAGCTGCTGCAAACAGTAGAAATACCTCCATCctctgcaacacacacacacacacacacacacacacacacacgcgcgcgcgcacttttatttttcaaaaacagttGTAAACACACCCCTCCCCAATAATGGCCCTTCCAATAAAGCCAAGGCAAGAGGTGTTCCTTGTTCCCTATAGTTTGGAGTGACCATTTTCTGTGCCATCCTTTTTATACTGTGaagtccttcctctctccctaatTTCTGGGGTGTTTAACTTATGAATAAATGGGGGTCACTTTTGCTACGCACTTTCCTAACCACCGTGGCATCCACCAGGAGCCACAGCAGCTAAGTGGCTGGTACTTTCCCATCAGGAAAGGGACAAAAAGCTGGGTCTGGGATGCATACCCACCTCCTTTAATTCCAAATGTCTGATGATAGGTAAGAATGTATCTATAACGCTGGAAAGGTTAAATATAGATCAGCTCCCAAATCCTCCATCATTTGCTGGAACTTGGTTATTTgaagctattttaattttttagtaggaCTTTTGTCCtggaaaatggaaatgagaaGAGCCCCTTCCAGAGGTCGCAGGCCACAGCTGGGTGGAGGTTCACACTCCTTGGTGGCACTGGTTGTTCAACACGCTGCTGAAACCACCTCCTCTCAGTCCCATGTGAATGTCCTTTTCCACCCTGTCCCTCTTCCAGAAGTCCTGTCCTCATCTGGGCATGCATAAAGAAAGGAGAGATTTAGACATCCTTTGGGAGGTACAATCTCGCAGAGAGCTCTGTCCCTCTGCCTCTTGCTTTCTTTAAATCTTGCTATTTATTACAAATTGAGGAACCTGGAAGCCCTGCGATCCAAGCCCCTCAGTCCTCATAAATTGGAGACTCACAGAGGTCATTAGAAAACAGCCAGAGCTCGAGACAATCCAACAAGCATTTAAAACTTGACTATTTGCCAAAAGATGGAGTAGGAGTGGAAACAAGCATAAACCAAACATAGTGCCTGCCTTCAACGTGCTTACAGTCCAGGCTAGCGagcagaagggagagagaggggaaaataCAGTCAAATTTCGGGGAGGACAGTTGCTGGTGACCTGGCGCTAAGGGTCCGGGTGAAGCGGAGCCAGCCCGGAGTTACCGAGACGCACAGATCGACCCAGCACCGAAAGGAGACAGCGCCCCAGGAATCGATCACGGGTTGGAATTATATTTAGTCTCGGGATCTATTTTGGGTTTTCAGAAGAAAAGGGGACAATAAAAAAGGACAGGTTGGATGAAGGTTGTAGGGGCGGGGCTCGGATCTGAGCCCAGGAGCAGGAAGCGGCTGAGGGAGGCGCGAGGCTCCGGGGAAGAGGCGGGAAGGGAGGACGAGGAGAGGGGTCCCTCAAAGGCTGGCAGCGGGGGCACCTCGCCAGCCCGAGAGTCTCGGCCTGGGGGCTCCGCACGACGCCCCGAAGGCCGTGGGGGGAAGGTCTCATGGGGTCCAAGCCCGCGAAGAAGACTCTGGAAGGGGAGAAGAGGGGGACCAAGCGCGTAGGGCCAGGAGCACTGGGGTTTGCAACAGCAGGAGAAGGCTACAAAGCCGGCCCCAGGGGCTCGGGCACTAACACTCACCgaccctggggaggggagaggcagcAGGTGTCTCGGGACCGAATCTGAGCCGGGAGACTGTGGAGAGCAAGGCGATGGGCCGCGGAGGACCGAGACaagtggggaggaagaggaagtgaaGAACTGAACAGAGGGAAacggaggggagggaaaaggaggaagacaaaggagggaagaggaaagggaaaataAGAGAGCGGGAAACAaaaggcagggaagggggagaaggagggcGAAGGCGAGAGAGTACCGCagcgaggagagggagggagacagaaggggcGAGGGGGAGGAGAAAGTGAGAAGCCAAGAGGGGAGGGCCGTGCTCGGAGCAAGTAACCCATCTCGCAAGCTAAGAGGCATTAATGGGCAGCAGCTTGCAAGGCTTAACACTGTTTTCCTAGCTTTCCCCGAGGAGGACGAGCAATCTGTTTGCGCAGGCCGAGGTGCCAGCGCGGCGCAGCGGGTACAGCCCGGCTCCCGGCTGCCGGGTCCGCGCCCGGCGCCTGGGAAGAGAAACCAGACCCGGAAAGGGGCGGGCCCTCCCCTCGGACAGCAGCTTCTAGGGTGGGCCGGGGTGCAGCGAGGCCCGACCTTGCTCGGCCTTGGCGCCGGGGCggtggagaggaggaagggaggggcgcGCCGGGAGGTTTGCGAGGCGGAGACCCGGGAGGCGCAGAGGCACAGGCCCGGGTCCTCTCCGCGCCCAAGGTGAACCtgcttctgttttgttctgttcctCGCCAGATACTGGGAGGATTTCCACAGCTGCACGGTCACAGCCCTTACGGATTGCCAGGAAGGGGCGAAAGATATGTGGGATAAACTGAGAAAAGAATCCAAAAACCTCAACATCCAAGGCAGCTTATTCGAACTCTGCGGCAGCGGCAACGGGGCGGCGGGGTCCCTGCTCCCGGCGCTCCCCGTGCTCCTGGTGTCTCTCTCGGCAGCTTTAGCGACCTGGCTTTCCTTCTGAGCGCGGGGCCGGCTCCCCCCGCGCACCCACCCACTCTCACTCCATGCTCCCGGAAATCAAGAGGAAGATCCATTCGTTCTTTGGGGACGTTGTGATtctctgtgatgctgaaaacacgCATATAGGATTGTGGGAAATCCTGATTCTCTTTTTGATTGCGTTTGATTTCTGGTGTtttatttgccaaatgttaccaaTCAGTGAGCGAGCAAGCACAGCCAAAATCGGACCTCAGCTTTAGTCCGTCTTcacacaaaaataagaaaacggCAAACCCaccccatttttttaatttttattttttggcacaAGAATCTCAGGAATGGCCCTGGGCCACCTACTATACTAATCATGTTAACACATGACCAATGATGGGCTCCTCCTCataggaaagagaggagaggagaaggccaGGGGAGTGAATTCAAGAGAGATGTCCAAGAGGGAAGAATATGGTGAATAATTCACGCTCACGTCTTTCTTCCACAGTATCTTGTTTTGATCATTTCCACTGCACATTTCTCCTCGAGAAAAGCGAAAAGACAGATTGTTGGCTCTGTGTTTTAAGgataggagggagagaggaaaaggatggagggAATCTCGGGGTAGAGGTAGAGGCTGCCAGAAGAAACGCTGCTGACGTCACTGAGAGGTTAGGCTTCCCCTGCTGTTGTCGATGCATCTTTCCAAGTCCACTGCCTTTATTTTCCCTCTTGTTTTAGCTGTTACACACACAGTAATACCTGAATACCCAACGGAATACATCACAAGGGGGGATGTTAAATGTTAACCTAAAATATAGTTAAAAGATTTTGACATAAACGagccttgattttaaaaaaaaaagagagacgtaatttaaaaagtttattataaattaaattcagcaaaaaaagatttgCTACAAAGTATAgagaagtataaaataaaagttattgtTTGAAGCGAGGGTGTCGTGTGTTTCCTGCCCGAGCCTGCTTTCGTGGCCGAGTCCTCAGGGTCACCTGAAGGGGCACGTGATGCTGGCTGATAAATTCACCTGTTAAGCCGCTGGATAACCTAGCATCTTCAAGCAGACTCTCCTCAACTAGGACACTTTGCCACTTCCCCGAAATTCTGtttaaggaagaaagagagggagttatatttgttaaataaattaaaaagcagagatcTTTTCTAGGTGAGGTTTAGGGGACTTGGGCCTGCGCGCAGCCGAGAACACACACGCAGACCGCCTGCTAGTGGCCGGCCCGCAGCCCCCGCCCC includes the following:
- the NRN1 gene encoding neuritin translates to MGLKLNGRYISLILAVQIAYLVQAVRAAGKCDAVFKGFSDCLLKLGDSMANYPQGLDDKTNIKTVCTYWEDFHSCTVTALTDCQEGAKDMWDKLRKESKNLNIQGSLFELCGSGNGAAGSLLPALPVLLVSLSAALATWLSF